In Armatimonadia bacterium, the following are encoded in one genomic region:
- a CDS encoding DUF6775 family putative metallopeptidase: protein MTSYQPISQIYLYDEPDAAGLDVDEIGGFIASQFPSVEVQPRADFVTHQFRRFTPQQRTELEREMLKQFERAQVKDLEVIVGGGSVGTYKSEDLGLVFDAAAYQAILRLLTEETEAGPDHLHVVFTENLIGSWREEKTLFQLQPICLGDPAIVSTTGLVEALAKPREYEYRRAQLAMLGMDTEALEDLAEDFASCTLGYGDPRLNEVCKGYALMACMHRMFGEAFCDDPGCRLFNARTQPEMMAAQCGPKAGLCERHQEMLEGVTGPKEDQE, encoded by the coding sequence ATGACCTCCTATCAACCAATCAGCCAGATCTATCTATATGATGAGCCCGATGCGGCGGGCCTGGACGTTGACGAGATTGGCGGGTTCATCGCTTCGCAGTTCCCGTCGGTTGAGGTCCAGCCCAGGGCCGACTTCGTCACCCACCAGTTCCGGCGCTTCACTCCTCAGCAGCGGACCGAGCTGGAGCGCGAGATGCTCAAGCAGTTCGAGCGTGCCCAGGTCAAGGACCTGGAGGTGATTGTCGGCGGCGGCTCGGTCGGCACCTACAAGAGCGAGGACCTGGGCCTGGTGTTCGACGCGGCGGCCTACCAGGCGATCCTGCGGCTGCTGACTGAGGAGACGGAGGCCGGACCGGATCACCTTCACGTGGTGTTCACCGAGAACCTGATCGGCTCGTGGCGGGAGGAGAAGACGCTATTCCAGCTCCAGCCGATCTGCCTCGGCGACCCGGCGATCGTGTCGACGACAGGGCTGGTCGAGGCACTGGCCAAGCCCCGGGAGTATGAGTACCGGCGAGCCCAACTGGCGATGCTCGGGATGGACACGGAAGCGCTGGAGGACCTGGCCGAGGACTTCGCGAGCTGCACCCTGGGCTACGGCGACCCGCGGCTGAATGAGGTCTGCAAGGGCTATGCGCTGATGGCCTGCATGCACCGGATGTTCGGCGAGGCCTTCTGCGACGACCCGGGCTGCCGACTGTTCAATGCGCGCACGCAGCCGGAGATGATGGCGGCCCAGTGCGGACCGAAGGCCGGTCTGTGTGAGCGGCACCAGGAGATGCTGGAAGGTGTGACCGGCCCGAAGGAGGACCAGGAGTAG
- a CDS encoding ABC transporter permease, producing the protein MRSWVRLVLRELRRIFTDARLALIMLGGPFLYGLLFGGVYWYGRVREVPILVIDQDNSALSRDLLTAIDASDNLHILRYGETTDDFADAVKRGQVYLCVMVPANFERDLKRGHGARVVVLVDGSNTLVANVTYRSVRTVIATYSAGAQAERLLLTGTPRRHLMPGISPLQAEFRVMFNPAYNYSTFLLMGLVCIALQQVTMMGAAIALGLECEEKHRRSLLALTRSPLKVLLAKTFVQCLFMIPLGCLGLYLPFSVFRTAFHGSWSPVLATTALFLLVQVLAGFTVAGLFRTALTSVQVLLCLSVPAFMLSGFTWPLMAMPTWLQTVANALPLTAFADMVRKISLMGAPFELVRDHLRPVLLWLPPMVVTAYLAMCRFVRPGEVKEDTTGAPREDENPDVSATPGS; encoded by the coding sequence GTGCGTAGCTGGGTGCGCCTCGTCTTGCGTGAGCTACGACGCATCTTCACGGACGCCCGCCTTGCCCTGATCATGCTGGGCGGACCCTTCCTCTACGGTCTGCTCTTCGGCGGCGTGTACTGGTACGGCCGGGTGCGAGAGGTCCCGATCCTGGTCATCGATCAGGACAACTCAGCCCTGTCGCGCGACCTCCTCACCGCCATCGACGCCTCCGACAACCTCCACATCCTGCGCTACGGCGAGACCACCGACGACTTCGCCGATGCGGTCAAGCGCGGTCAGGTCTACCTGTGCGTGATGGTTCCGGCGAACTTCGAGCGCGACCTCAAGCGCGGCCATGGAGCCAGGGTGGTAGTGCTCGTCGACGGTAGCAACACGCTGGTAGCCAACGTGACCTACCGCTCGGTGCGGACGGTCATCGCGACCTACAGCGCGGGGGCTCAGGCCGAGCGTCTGCTGCTCACCGGCACACCGCGCCGACACCTCATGCCCGGAATCAGCCCGCTCCAGGCCGAGTTCCGGGTCATGTTCAACCCCGCCTACAACTACAGCACCTTCCTGCTCATGGGACTGGTCTGCATCGCCCTGCAGCAGGTGACGATGATGGGCGCCGCGATCGCTCTGGGGCTTGAGTGCGAGGAGAAGCACCGCCGCAGTCTCCTGGCCCTCACTCGCAGCCCTCTCAAAGTGCTTTTGGCGAAGACCTTCGTCCAGTGCCTTTTCATGATTCCTCTGGGCTGCCTCGGCCTGTATCTGCCCTTCTCCGTGTTCCGGACTGCCTTCCACGGAAGCTGGAGCCCGGTGTTGGCCACGACCGCGCTGTTCCTTCTGGTTCAGGTGCTGGCCGGGTTCACCGTGGCCGGGCTCTTCCGCACTGCCCTGACCTCAGTCCAGGTCCTGCTGTGCCTGTCTGTCCCGGCCTTCATGCTCTCTGGCTTCACCTGGCCCTTGATGGCGATGCCCACCTGGTTGCAGACCGTCGCCAACGCCCTGCCGCTGACCGCTTTCGCCGATATGGTCCGCAAGATCAGTCTCATGGGGGCACCCTTCGAGTTGGTGCGCGACCACCTTCGTCCGGTGCTTCTCTGGTTGCCTCCGATGGTCGTCACCGCCTATCTGGCGATGTGCCGCTTCGTGCGTCCAGGTGAGGTGAAAGAGGATACGACGGGGGCGCCTCGGGAAGACGAAAACCCCGACGTCAGCGCGACGCCGGGGTCCTGA
- a CDS encoding ABC transporter permease, which yields MIRATCRVAAREFAALVASPTCLVLALLVPLAYALLFSGIYWNKKVTHVPLVVVDSDHSALSRQLLTALQAGESFRFAGYLDKPEDFLPLAIKGRANVLVVFPPGMERDVKSGKETKVAVFVDATSILIGNVSIAAASTVFTTYSVGIDARKYLLRGMASPTNVLTVARPITDEYRLWYNPAFNYNYTNFMLLGLVMIAVQLLTLLLVASAGSREHEPGRAAELTRITRRLTPVVFGKPLPYLVIMLPSCMVALYLPAALLDVPMLGSPWLLVAFTAWLIALLTVVGTGVSALVGDALQTTEVFAVVAMPSYLLSGYTWPTFAMPPGLQVVSYALPLSPYVMAVRRITLQNAGPEYLGPQILALSIWSGVALLVGYLGAWRLRRLARRKEATPSA from the coding sequence ATGATCAGGGCGACGTGCCGAGTTGCAGCCCGCGAGTTTGCGGCCCTGGTGGCGAGTCCCACTTGTCTCGTCCTTGCCCTGCTGGTGCCGCTGGCCTATGCGCTGCTGTTCAGTGGCATCTACTGGAACAAGAAGGTCACCCACGTCCCGCTGGTGGTCGTGGACTCCGACCACTCCGCTCTCTCGCGCCAGCTCCTTACGGCGCTGCAGGCCGGTGAGTCCTTCCGTTTCGCCGGCTACCTGGACAAGCCCGAAGACTTCCTGCCGCTCGCGATCAAGGGCCGCGCCAACGTCCTCGTCGTCTTCCCTCCGGGGATGGAGCGCGACGTCAAGTCGGGCAAGGAAACCAAGGTCGCCGTCTTCGTCGACGCCACCAGCATCCTGATCGGCAACGTCAGCATCGCTGCCGCCTCCACGGTCTTCACTACCTACTCCGTGGGCATCGACGCACGAAAGTACCTGCTGCGGGGTATGGCCTCGCCGACCAACGTCCTCACGGTGGCCCGGCCGATCACCGACGAGTACCGCCTCTGGTACAACCCCGCCTTCAACTACAACTACACCAACTTCATGCTCCTCGGCCTGGTCATGATCGCGGTGCAGCTTCTCACGCTCCTGCTCGTGGCCTCTGCCGGTTCCCGCGAGCACGAGCCGGGACGAGCCGCTGAACTGACGCGGATCACCCGTCGCCTGACGCCCGTGGTCTTCGGCAAGCCCCTCCCGTACCTGGTCATCATGCTCCCCTCCTGCATGGTGGCGCTGTACCTGCCCGCTGCGCTGCTGGATGTGCCCATGCTCGGGAGTCCCTGGCTGCTGGTGGCCTTCACCGCCTGGTTGATCGCACTCCTGACGGTTGTCGGTACCGGTGTCTCCGCACTCGTCGGCGACGCTCTCCAGACCACTGAGGTCTTCGCCGTGGTCGCCATGCCCTCATACCTGCTGTCAGGCTACACCTGGCCCACCTTCGCCATGCCACCGGGGCTGCAGGTCGTCTCCTACGCGCTGCCCCTGTCTCCCTACGTCATGGCGGTCCGGCGCATCACCCTTCAGAACGCAGGTCCTGAGTACCTGGGGCCGCAGATCCTCGCCCTGTCCATCTGGTCCGGCGTCGCCCTGTTAGTGGGCTACCTCGGAGCCTGGCGCCTCCGCCGTCTCGCTCGACGCAAGGAGGCGACGCCGAGTGCGTAG